The following DNA comes from Deinobacterium chartae.
AGCAGGGCCTGGGCTACGCCGAGGCCCTGCTCCATGCGCAAGATCTCGGCTATGCCGAAGACCCGCCGACCCTGGACGTGGGCGGTTTCGACGCGGCCCACAAGCTGACCGTGCTGGCCAGGATGCTGTTCGACCCGACCTTCCGGTACGCGGACGTGCAGGTGCAGGGCATTGACGCGCTGCCCGACGGCGTGGTCCTCGAGGCGCGCGCCCGGGGCGAGCGCGTGATGCTGGTGGGTTCGGTCACACCCGGCGAGCGCGGCTGGCAGGCGCGGGTCGCTCCGGAATTCGTGAGTGCCGATCTGCCCCTCGCCCAGGTCAGGGACGGGCGCAACGCGCTGCACCTCGAGACCGAGGAAAACGGCCTGCTGGCCATCGAGGGTGCCGGAGCGGGCGGACTGGTGACCGCCAGCGCGGTGCTGGGCGACCTGATCGCGTACCTGCAGGGCGTGCCCGGTCCGCTGCCGCTGGCCGCCGCCGCTCCGCTGCCTGCCCCGGCGAACTGACCTCGGCGCGGCTGGCTGACCGGGCGTCAGCCAGCCGCCGTTTTCACCAGGTCTTCTTGGCGTGCGGGTTCGAGCTCCTGATCGAGCAGGAACGCCGCCATGCGTGCGCCGATCATGAGGGCCGCAGCGTTGGTGTTGCCCCGCACCACGGTCGGCATCACCGACGCGTCGGCCACGTACAGTCCCTCGAGGCCGCGCACCTTCAGGCGGCGGTCTACCACCGCGTCCTCCCCGTCGCCCAGGGCGCAGGTGCCGGCCGGATGGTACAGCGTCTGGGTGTGGCGGCGCATGCCGGCCTCGAGGCCCAGCGGTCCGGGAATCACCTCCTCGCCCCGGTAACGGTCAAAAGCGTGTGCCCCGGCCAGTTCGCGGGCCAGCTCGAGGCCGCGCAACAGCGCCGCGCGGTCGGCCTCCTCCTCGAGGTAGTTCGGCTGAATCCAGGGTGGGTCGCGGAAGTCGGCGCTGCGCGGTCCTACCCAGCCCCGGCTGACCGGGGCCACCAGGGTCGCGCCGATCGAGAAGAAGTGCCCGGGGCGGCGGTCGAAGCCGTGGTTTAAGAAGTACGCCGGGCCAAAGTGGTACTGGAGGTCCGGAGCCATCAGCTCCGGTCGGCTGCGCACGAAGCCGCCCGCCTCGGCGATGTTCGAGGCGAAGGGCCCGCGGTGGTCGCGCATGTACAGCGCCAGGTTGGCGGTGGTCTCGGCCCCGTCCAGGCTGACCGGGTGGGTCGAGCGGTAAATCACCGGGGCCACCGGGTGGTCTTGCAGGTTGCGCCCGACCCCGGGAAGGTCGTGAAGCACCTCGAGGCCTGCCGCCCCCAGCGCTCCGGCCGGGCCGATGCCCGAGTGCATCAGCAGGTGCGGCGAGTGCACCGCTCCGGCGCACAGCACCACGCCGTGCAGGGCCCGCACGACCCGCGAGCCCCGGGAGCGTCCGCCCGTCAGGTACTCCACACCGGTGGCGTGCCCGCCGCGCAACAGGACCCGCCGGACCTGCGCGCCGGTTACGACCCGCAGGTTCGGCCGCTTCATGACCGGGCGCAGGAAGGCGCTCGCCGCACTCTCGCGCTCGCCGCCCCGGCAGGTCACCTGATACAGCCCGAAGCCGTCTTGCGTCTCGGCGTTGAAATCCGGGTTGGCCCCGAAGCCGAGCTCGGCCCCGGCCGCCACGAAAGCGTAGGAGAGCTCGTTGGTGTAGCGGCGGTGCTCGACCCGCAGCGGTCCGCCCGCACCCCGGTAGCTCGAGGCCCCGCCCTCGAAATCCTCGAGGGCGCGGAAGTACGGCAGCACGTCTCGGTAGGTCCAGCCCGGCCCCCAGGCGTCGTAGTCGGCGCGGTTGCCGCGCGTGTAGATCATGGCGTTGATGGACGAACTGCCGCCCAGCACCCGCCCAAGCGGCCAGTACAGCCGCCTGCCGTTCAGTTGCGCCTGCGGTTCGGTGTGCAGCGCCCAGTCGGCCTCGCTCTTGAACAGCCGGGGAAAGGCCGCTGGGACGCGGTGCCAGGGGCTGCGGTCGGGCCCCCCCGCCTCGAGCAGCAGCACCCGCAGACCGGCATCCACCAGTTGGCGGGTCAGGACGCAGCCGGCACTCCCCGCGCCGACCACGACGTAGTCGTAGTGTTCCATGTGTTCCCTCCCCGGGAGACCTGACTTCAGGGTACGCGCCTGCCACAGGCCGCACAAGAGCTGCCTGGCAAGGCAAATCCCATGTCTGTCTCGGTAAGATCGGCCACTTGGCGTATACTCGTCCCGTGATGACCGCGCACACTTCCTTGCTGTCCGCCCCCCTCGAGGCTTTTGAGTTGCGCCTGCGGGAGGTGCTGCGCTCCAAGGTCGAGTTCATCGAACTGATCGGCGAGGACCTGGTGACCGCCGGAGGCAAGCGCTTCCGGCCCGCGATGGTCTTTTTGGCCTCGAGGGCGCTGGGAGATCCGGATCCGCGCGAGGTGGACCTGGCGGTGGCCGTTGAGCTGCTGCACTCGGCCACGCTGCTGCACGACGACCTGATCGACGACGCCGAGACGCGGCGCGGCAAGACCGCCGCCTTTCGCCGTTACGGCAACGCGGTCAGCGTGCTCTCGGGCGACTTCATGCTCTCGCGGGTGCTGCGCCTGCTCTCGGACCTGCCGCAGAGCATCACGGCCGAGTTCGCCGAGACCTCGATGCGCATCTGCGAGGGCGAGGTGCTGCAGTTTCAGGTGGCGGCGTACGGAGATTACTCGCTGGAGAACTACTTCGAGATCATCACCGCCAAGACCGCCGTTTTGATCGCGAGTGCCGTGCGCGTTCCGGCGCTGCTCACCGCCGCTCCCGCCGAGTACCTGGGGGCGCTGGACACCTTCGGCCTCGAGTACGGGCGCGCCTTCCAGATCCAAGACGACCTGCTCGACCTGACCGCCGATCCGCGCGTGCTGGGCAAGCCCATCGGCGGGGACCTGCGCGAGGGCAAGGCGACCTTGCCGCTGCTGTACCTGTTCGAAACCGAACACGAGCAAGAGGCGCGCAGCATCCTGGACCGCCGGGCCGCGCAGGAGGGCGACGTGGAACGCGTGCGTGACCTGGCCGAGGCCAGCGGGGCCCTCGAGCGTGCCCGTGAGGAGCTGCGCAGCCGCGCGGCGCGCGCGGCCGAAGCGCTGCGGGTGCTGCCGCCCAGCCCGGCCCGGGCGGCCCTTGAAGACATGGCCTGGGCCGCTGCTGAGCGCGTGCGCTGATCAGCGCGGCCGCGAGCCGCTGAGGGCCAGGATCGGCCCCAGCGGCTCGCGGCTGTTGCGTTCGCGTCCCGGGGCGTAGAGTGCGGACAGGCTGCCATCGAGGTACAGCGCGTCCGCGCAGCGCAGGTGATGCCGGAAGAACGTCGCGAACTCGAACAGGTTGACGCGGGTTTCGGCCAGGACCAGCGTGGCCGTACTTCCCGAGGCGCACACGCCGTTGCGGATCAGCCGTGAGTCGGAGTTGGCGCGCAGGGCCGGGTGCAACTGGCCGCTGCGCAGCAGCAGCGGTCCGGACTGCGTGGCAAAGCGGAGCGCCTGGAGCGGCGGGCGCTTTCGCCGGAACTCGCCGCTTTCCGTGATCCCAAAGCGCGTGGCGGTGGCGTAGAACACTCCGTTGGGTTTCAGGAAGAAGTTGCCCCAGCCGGTTTGCAGGTTGAGCGGGGCCTGTTCGTGTCCGTTTTCGACGTGCAGGCCTACCGGGCGGAAGTCCCGGTGGAACATTCCGCCGTTCATGGCCAGCAGCAACCGTTGTCCGCGCGCCTCGAGGTGCTGCTTTAATGCCGCGAAACTGCCGTAGGGCCGTCCCCGGGAGTCTGCAAGGTGCAGCCTCAATCCGTCTTGGGCGCGGACGTGGCAGAACGTATAGCGGTCCGTGCGGCCGGTCTCGGGGGTGCGGTAGGACACGGTCTGGCAGACGGGCGAGCGGGCGGAGGCGAAAGCAGGGGAGAAGAGCGCGAGCAGCAGGGACAGCGGGATAAGTTGTAGACGCATGGTTTGAGGCTAGGGCTCGGGCGTGAACGGCGTATGATCCAGACAAAGCGGCTCGGTTGGGCCGTGGTAGGGTTCGGCGTGAGCGGGCAGCTTGCGGGCAGGGCCACGCCGTATACGTTTGGTTATGCAGGCGAGAAGTGCGGGATTTTACCGCCTCGTGAATTCGTTCTTTTGTCCTCTGAAACTGGACCCAATGTAAATTTACGATCGCTTGTTAGGGGGTTTTCAAGCACGCGTTCACATGTATAATCGAACGCGGTGAGAAACCCGCGAGGCGCCCCAAGGCGCACGGGACTCCGGAGGTGACAATGGGGATCCCCCACGTCCAATGGTCGGCGTACCTGGCTCAGATCGAGCGGGCGCTGCCCTATTCCGAGGCCACGTCGGCCTCGATCGCGTACCTGAAATATCCCAAACGCACGGTCTCGCTCTCGCTCCCGGTCGCCATGGACGACGGCACGGTCCAGGTGTTCCGCGGCTACCGCACGGTCCACTCGATCGCGCGCGGCCCGGCCAAGGGCGGACTACGTTACAAGCCCGGACTGACCCTCGAGGAGGTCGAGGCCCTCGCCGCGCAGATGACCATCAAGTGCGCGGTCATGGACCTCCCCTTCGGCGGGGGCAAGGGCGGCATCGACGTCGACCCGCGCACGCTGTCGCAGGGCGAACTTGAACGCCTCACCCGCCGCTACACCAGCGAACTGGTCGACCTGCTCGGGCCCACCCAGGACATCCCCGCTCCGGACATCGGCACCAACGAGCGCATCATGGCCTGGATTCTCGACACCTACAGCGAGAACCGGGGTACGACCTCGTCCGGCGTCGTGACCGGAAAACCGGTTTCCCTGGGCGGTTCGCTGGGCCGCCGCGAAGCGGCCGGACGCGGCGCGGCCTACGCCGCCGCGCGCGTGCTGCCCGCCTACGGTCTGGACCTCGAGGGGGCCACCATCGCCATTCAGGGCTTTGGCACCGTGGGCCGCTCGGCGGCGCTGGCCTTCTCCGAACTCGGCGCCAGGGTGGTTGCGGTGAGCGACCGGGGAGGTGCCATCTACAATCCGGCCGGGCTCGACGTGCACGCGCTCATTGACCACAAGAGCCACAGCGGCTCGGTCGCGGGCTTCGCGCACTCGCGCGCCATCGCGCACGAAGCGCTGCTCGGCCTCGAGGTGAACGTGCTGCTGCCCGCCGTGGACGCTGGAACGCTGAACGAGGACAACCAGGCCAGCGTGCGTGCCGGCTTTATCCTCGAGGGGGCCAACGCCGCCATCACTCCGGCAGCCGAGGTGGCCCTCAAGCGCCGCGGGGTCGTTATCATCCCGGACATCATCGCCAACGCGGGCGGCGTGACCGTCTCGTACTTCGAGTGGGTGCAAGACGCCTCGAACTTCTTCTGGACCGAAGAGGAAATCCGCGCGGCCCTCGAGAAACACATGCGCGCCGCCGTCGGAGCAATGCTGCAGTTCGCCTATCGCCACCAGATCGACCTGCGTACCGCCGCGTACGTCGTCGCCCTCAACCGTCTGAACAACGCCACCACGCTCCGAGGAGTGTACCCGTGATCCAGCATCCGCTTCCCAGCTACCTCGACAAGGACAACATCGGTCCGTACGAGATCTACCTCGAACAGGTCGAACGCGTCACCCCCTATCTGGGCCGCCTCGCCTACTGGGCCGAAACGCTCAAGCGCCCCAAGCGCATCCTGGTCGTGGACGTCCCCATTCACCTCGACGACGGCAGCGTCGCGCACTTCGAAGGCTACCGGGTGCAGCACAACACCTCGCGCGGCCCGGGCAAGGGCGGTGTGCGCTACCACCAGGACGTCAACCTCTCCGAGGTGATGGCCCTGGCCGCCTGGATGACCATCAAGAACGCCGCCGTGAACCTGCCCTACGGTGGGGCCAAGGGCGGCATCCGCGTGGACCCGCGCACGCTGTCGCAGGGGGAGCTCGAGCGCCTCACCCGCCGCTACACCACCGAGATCGGCTTCCTGATCGGTCCCGAGAAGGACATCCCGGCACCGGACGTCAACACCAACCCGCAGGTGATGGCCTGGATGATGGACACCTACTCGATGAACCTGGGTCGCACGGCCACCGGCGTGGTGACCGGTAAACCGGTTTCCCTGGGCGGCTCGCTGGGCCGTGGCGACGCCACCGGACGCGGCGTGTTCGTTACCGGTGCCGAGGCACTCACCCGCGTGGGGCTCTCGCTCGAGGGAGCCCGGGTGGCCATTCAGGGCTTCGGTAACGTGGGCTCGGCCGCCGCGCGCATCTTCTTCGACAACGGCGCCAAGATCGTGGCGATCCAGGACATCTCGGGCACTTTCTACTCGGAGGCGGGCATCGACCCGTACAAGGCCCTCGAGCACCTCGCGGCGCACGGCACCCTGCAGGGCCTGGCCGGTGCCGAGGAGATCCAGAAGAGCGAGTTCTGGGGCGTGGACTGCGAGGTTCTGATCCCCGCCGCCCTCGAGCGCCAGATCACCGAGGCCAACGCCGGACAGATCCGCGCGCGCATCGTGGTGGAGGGCGCCAACGGCCCCACCACCCCCGCCGCCGACGACATCTTGCGCGAGAACGGCGTCACGGTGGTGCCTGACGTGCTGGCCAACGCGGGCGGCGTGACGGTCTCGTACTTCGAGTGGGTGCAGGATTTCTCCTCGTACTTCTGGACCGAGGACGAGATCAACGCCCGCTTGGACCGCATCATGCGCGAAGCCTTCGCCAGCCTGTGGGACGTGGCGCAAAACCACAAGGTCACGCTGCGCACCGCTGCGTACATCGTCGCCTGCACGCGCGTGCTCGAAGCGCGCGCCCTGCGCGGACTGTACCCGTAATAACCCGGCCCGGGCGGCCCGAGCGGCCGCTCGGCACTTACAGGCATCCGGAAGAGGCGCGGGGCGCAGGGGCAGGACCGGAGCTGAGCCGCACAGGTGCGTACGGATGAGCTGTTCAAGGACCGAACAACCTCGGGCTCTTAAAAAACCTTTCCTCGAGGTCGCCGCCTGTGCAGGCTATAATGCCCAGGATTGACCTCAGGAGAAACCCTCATGTCTGACATTCTTCCCAGCGGCTGGACCGAGGCTCCCAAGGGCTACAAGCACGTGGTGAGCATCTCGATCGGCTCCAGCAAACGCAATGCCCGCGAGGAACTCTCGGTCCTGGGCCAGAACTTCATCCTGGAACGCATCGGTACCGATGGCGACCTGGAACGTGCCGGGGCGCTGCTGCGCGCCCTGGACGGAAGGGTGGACGCCTTTGGCCTGGGCGGCACCGACTTGTACATCGTGGCAGGAAGCCGCCGTTACACCTTTCGCGACATCGCCAGGCTCGCCGCCAACGCCCACCTGACCCCGCTGGTGGACGGCAGCGGCCTCAAGCACACCCTCGAGCGCGACGTGATCGTGCAACTCGAGGACGAGGTGGGCTGGCAGGGCCGCAAGACCCTGATGGTCGCCGGCGTCGACCGTTTCGGGATGGCCGAGGCCCTCTCCGAAGCGGGAGCCAACGTGATCTACGGCGACGTGATCTTCGCGCTCGGCCTGCCGATCCCGCTGCACTCGCTGACCGCCCTGCGCCGGGTGGCCCACACCCTGCTGCCGGTCATCACCCGGCTGCCGTTTCAATGGTTCTACCCGACCGGCGACAAGCAGGACAAAGTCAGCGGTAACCGACTGGGCCGCCGCTACTACGACTGGGCCGAGGTGGTCGCGGGCGACTTTCTGTTCATCCGCCGCTACGCGCCCGAAAGCCTGGCGGGCAAGACACTGCTCACCAACACCACCACGGGCGCTGACCTCGAGTGGGCCCGCTCGGTCGGGGTTTCCCGAATGATCACCACCACGCCGCGCCTCGGCGGGCGCAGTTTCGGGACCAACGTGATGGAGGCCTTTTTCGTGGCCCTCAGCGGCAAGCGGCGTGCTCTGATGGCCGACGAGTATCTCACCTACATCCGCGAGCTCGGCTTTAAGCCCGAAGTGACCCGATTGTAGCCCGAGAGGCGGTCCACGGCGTCGGTGACGCCTCGCTTCGCTCAACCACCACACGCCGCGAAGGGTTAGAATAATCAGCGGCCTTCAGGGCAGACGCTCGCCTGGCGCGGGCTTCACAACCAAAAACCAAGGAGAACAAGCATGATCAGCGTTACCGAACTGCGCAACGGCACCAAAGTCGAAATGGAAGGCGGCCTGTGGGAGTGCCTCGAGTACTCGCACCTCAAGATGGGCCGCGGCGGTGCCAAGGTCGTCACCAAGTTCCGCAACCTCGAGACCGGCTCCATCGTTGACCGCACCTTCAACAGCGGTGAAAAGGTACAGGACATCTTCGTCGAGGGCCGCCCGATGCAGTTCCTGTACAAAGACGGCGACGACTTCATCTTCATGGACATGGAGACCTTCGACCAGCAGGCCCTGCCCGTGCGCCTCGCCGGCGAGGCCGCACGCTTCTTGAAGGAGAACATGGAAGTCGAGGTTCAGGTGTACGGCGACAAGCCGCTCAAGATCACCCTGCCCAACCAGGTGATCCTCGAGATCACCATGACCGACCCCGGCGTGCGCGGCGATACGGTCTCGGGCGGCACCAAGCCCGCGACCCTCGAGACCGGCGCCATCGTGCAGGTTCCGCTGTTCGTCGAGCAGGGTACGGCGATCAAGGTTGATACCCGCACCGGCGAGTACCTCGGGCGGGCATGATGGATCCGCGCGACCTTAAGCGCATCCTCGAGGCGCTCACCGAGGCGGATGTCCGGGAGTTCAACCTCAAGACCAGCGAGTACGAACTGGCGATCAAACGCGGCGCCGAGACCGTGGTCGTGAGCACGCCGGTGGCGGCCCCTGCGCCGGTGCAGGCCGCTGCCGTGCAGACGGCCCCGGTCGCCCAGGCTCAGCCGGCCACGGCCCCCGCCCAGGCTCCGGCTGCCCAGGCCCCGGCTGCCGAGGCTGCGGCCCCCGAGGTCAAGGGTGTGACCGTCAAGGCCCCCATCGTGGGAACCTTTTACACCGCGCCCTCGCCCGACTCGCCCCCCTACGTGCAAGTCGGGGACCGTGTCGAGGCCGGACAGGTGCTGTGCATCATCGAGGCCATGAAGCTGATGAACGAGATCGAGGCCGAGACCGCCGGGGTGATCCGCAAGATCTTCGTGTCGAACGCCTCCCCGGTCGAGTACGGTCAGGACCTCTTCCTGATCGAGCCCTGAGGTCCGGGCGTGGCGAGCCAACCTCCTTTCAAGAAGATCCTGATCGCCAACCGCGGTGAGATCGCGCTGCGCGTCATTCGTGCGGCGCGCGAGCTGGGCATCCAGACGGTCGTGGTCTACAGCCAGCCCGACGAGGGCAGTCTGCCGGTGCTGCTGGCCGACGAGTCGGTGTGCGTCGGTCCGGCGGCCTCGAAGGATTCGTACCTCAACATCCCCAACATCCTCTCTGCGGCCCTGATGACCGGTGCCGAGGCGATTCACCCGGGCTACGGCTTCATGGCCGAGAACCCGGACTTCGCCGAGATGTGCCGCGACCACGGCATCATCTTTATCGGCCCCACACCGGAGAGCATGCACGCCCTGGGCTCCAAGGCGGGCGGCCGTCAGATCGCCGCCGCGTCGAACGTGCCCACCGTGCCCGGTACCGGCGTCCTCGAGAGCGTCGAAGAGGCCCTGACTGCCGCCAAGCAGATCGGCTACCCGGTGCTGCTCAAGGCCTCGGCGGGCGGTGGTGGACGCGGTCAGAAGATCGTGCGCACCCAAGACGAGCTGAGGACCGCCTTCTCGCAGGCCCAGGACGAGGCGCGCCTGTACTTCGGCGACCCGGCCCTGATCATGGAGAAGTTCATCGAGGAGTTCCGGCACGTCGAGGTGCAAGTCCTCGGTGACGGCAAAGGCCACGTCATCCACATCGGTGAGCGCGACTGCTCGATCCAGCGGCGCAACCAGAAGCTGATCGAAGAAGCTCCCTCGACCCTCCCGCAGCCCCTGCGCGAAGAGATCCTGTCGGCGGGTGTGCGTCTTGCCAAGTACGTGAACTACGCGGGTGCAGGTACGCTCGAGTTCATCGTGGACCGCGACGGCAACTACTACTTCATGGAGATGAACACGCGCATTCAGGTCGAACACTGCGTCTCCGAGATGATCTCGGGCATCGACTTGGTGCGCTGGCAGATCCTGATCGCCGCCGGTTACCCGCTCACGCTGCAGCAGGAGGACGTCAAGCTGCAGGGCCACGCCATCGAGTGCCGCATCAACGCCGAAGACCCCAAGAAGGACTTCCGACCCAGCGCGGGCAAGATCGACAACATCCACTTTGCCGGGGGCCCCGGCGTACGCGTGGACACCCACGCCTACAGCGGCTACGTGATCCCGCCGCACTACGACTCCTTGATCGGCAAGCTGATCGTGCACGCGCCCGACCGCGAATGGGCCATTGCCCGCATGAAGCGCGCCCTCGAGGAAACCGTGGTGGAAGGGGTCAAGACCACCATTCCGCTGTACATCCAGATCATGGACAACCCCTACTACAAGCGTGGGGCGGTCCTGACCAACTTCCTCAAGACCCGCATGGAAATGTAAGGTCGGGGAAAAGCAAAAGAGGGGCTCTGCAGGGAGCCCCTCTTTTGCTGCCCGGCAGCAAAAAGCAGAGGGACGAAGCACAGGCTTCGTCCCTCTTTCGCAGGGGTGCGTTACTGCTCGCTGCCGTCCTTGCGCTTGCCACGGCGGCGGCGGCGGCGGCGGCGGGCCTCGCCTTCCGCGTCACTGCTGCTCGTGGGGCGCGCGCTCTGGGCCTGCTGCTGGGGACGTCCGCCGTTCCCCTGAGCGTGCCGGGGGGCTCCTGCGAATCCCCGGTTTTGCTGACGGCCCTGTTGCTGCTCGGCCTTCTCCTGCTCCTCGAGGTGGCTGAGGTTCCAGTCTCCGAAGTACATGCGCTGCACGGTGACGTTCACCGGGCGGGCGTGCTCGTTGCGGGGCCGCTCGAGGGTCACGATGCGGCGGGGGCCCGAGCTGGCGCGGCTCTGCGCGCCGTATCCACGGTCGCCGCGTTCGCTGCGGACGTCGCTGCGTCCCTCGCCGCGGGTCTCTGGACGCGTGCCGCGCTCGAGGCGGGCACCCCGGGTTGCGGGGCTCTGACCGCGCTGGCCCGCCTCGGGCCCACGTCGCTGGTCCTGTCCGGAGGCGGCCGTGGTCGGCTCGCGGTCCTTCTTGCGTTCGTCGCCACGTTTGCGGGCGCGCGGTTTCATGTCCATGTCGTTCTCCTGCAGCGCGAAGTCGATCTGACGCGCCAGCGGGTTCACCTGTGCGATGAGGACGTTCACCGGGTCGCCCAGGCGGAAGCTGCGGCCGCTGGAACGGCCCTTGAGCATCAGGGCGTCCTCGAGGAACAGGTAGTAGTCGTCGGTGAGGTTCGAAATGTGCAGCAGGCCCTCGACGCCGTTTTCGAGCACGATGAACAGCCCGAAGTTGGTCACGCCGCTGACGGTGCCCTCGAAGGTCTCGCCGAGGTGGGCCTGCGCCCACTTGGCCTGGTAGTACTTGCTGAGGTCGCGTTCGGCCTCGGCAGCGCTGCGCTCGCGCTCGGAGGTGTGCTCTCCGAGTTCGGGCAGTTTGGCGGCCATGCGCTCACGCTCCGCGTCGGTCAGTTCGCCCTGCAGCTGGCGCCGCAGCATGCGGTGCACCAGCAGATCGGGGTAACGGCGGATGGGAGAGGTGAAGTGCAGGTACTGGTCGAAAGCCAGCCCGAAGTGCCCCAGGTTCTCGTGCGAGTAGCGGGCCTGTTTCAGCGACCGCAGCAGCAGCTGGTTGACCACGGTCTCGCTGCCGGTGCCGCGTGCCTGCTTCAGGACCGACTGGTAGGCCTGAGGTGTCGGGCCCTTGCCCTCGAACAGGTACCCCATGCGGGCCAGGGCAGCGGCGACCTCGTTGAAGCGGCCTTCGGAGGGCTCTTCGTGTACGCGGAACAGGGTGGGCACGCGCTTCTCGAGCAGGTACCCCGCCACGACCCGGTTGGCCAGCAGCATCAGGTCCTCGATCATGCCGCGCGCGGTTTCCTCGCGGATTGGAATCAGGGTCAGGCTGCCGTCTTTTTCGACTTCCACCTTGACCTCGCGCAGCTTGAAGTCGAGGCTGCCCTCGCGCAGGCGGCGCTGGCGCATGCGGCTGGTGATCTTCAGCAGCAGGTGAACGTCGCCTTCGACGTGGCGGTGCTGGGCGGGGAGGGTGGTGATGCCCTCGCTGTAGGCCTGCACCTCGTCGTAGGTGAGGCGGGCGCGCGACCGGATGATCGAGGGCGCGAGCTGGACGTTGACCACGTCGCCCTCTCCGTTCAGCTCGATCATCGCGCTGAGGGTCAGGCGGTCCTCGTCGGGAACCAGGCTGCAGATGCCGTTGGAGAGCCGCTCGGGCAGCATCGGCAGCACCTTGCCGGGCAGGTACACCGAGGTGGCGCGCGCCAGGGCCTCCTGGTCGAGCGGGCTGCCCTCGGTGACGTAGTGCGACACGTCGGCGATGTGCACGCCCACCACGAAGTTGCCGCTCGGGGCCACCTCGATGTGGATCGCGTCGTCAAAGTCCTTGGCGTCGCGCCCGTCCACGGTGAAGATGTTGCGGTCGCGCAGGTCCAGGCGTCCTACGATGGCCGACTCGGGAATCTCGAGGGGGATTGCCTCGGCCTGGGCCTCCACCTCGGGCGGGAAGGCGTCGCGCAGGTCGTACTTGATGATCACCGCGCGCGTTTCGGTCTCGGGCGAGTCGGTTTCGCCCAGCACCTCGCTGACCGTACCGAAGACCTCGTCCTCGCCGGTCTGCTCGGGCCAGTACAACTCGGCCACGACCCGCTCGCCGCCGTGCAGGTTCTCCAGGCCGTCCGGCGTCAGCAGCACCCGGGTGGGCGTGCGGGCGTTGTCGGGCTTGAGGAAGGCGTAGCCGCGTGCGAACTCGAGGCTGCCCACCAACTGGCGGTGCGAACGCTCGAGGATGCGCACCACCGTGGCGCGCGCCGAGTCCTCGCCTTTGCGCTTGGGCTCGGGTCGCACCAGCACGATGTCGCCGTTCCAGGCCTCGAGGGTCGCTTCGGGGGAGATGTAGTAGTCCTCGCTGCCGTCTTCGGGCACGGCGAAGCCGTAGCCGGACTGCGATCCCTGGAAGCGGGCGCGCACGAGGTTCATCGCCTCGGGCAGGCCGTAGGTGCGGCGGCGGGTGCGGACCAGACGCCCCGCGTGCACCAGGTCCTCGAGGATGACCTCGAGGTCGCGGCGTTCACCGATGGCCAGACGGTCAAGGCGCGGCAGGTTACGGTCGAGGTCGCGGATGTGCCAGGGGCGCTGGTTGCGCTGGAAGAACTCCAGCACGATGGTCGCCGGGTCACGCACGGGCGTGCGCGGCGCTTCTTTGGCCTCGGGCGCTGGCGGGGAGACGGTGTCCTCGTGGTGGGTGCGCAGTTCGCGGTCCTCGGCGTACGGGGCCAGTTCGCGCTCGGCGCTCAGGTCGCGCTCGGTGCCGGTCTCGGTGGCCGCAGGCGCTTCTTGCGGCTGGGCCTTGCGCTTGTTCTTGCGCGCGGGCCTCGAGGCCCGGTCAGGCCGACTGGGAGCCGAGGGAAG
Coding sequences within:
- a CDS encoding homoserine dehydrogenase: MKTLKIGLLGCGTVGSGVLTLLHRRRDLIGALGYRVQVEGVLVRDPLKPRSFEGPDVPLTDSPHFLEGVDVVIEVMGGVERPLGMVRPALEAGRTVITANKAMLAERWEDLEPFARQGRLYYEASVMAGTPVIAPLATVARGSQPKSLRAILNGTCAYILARMEQGLGYAEALLHAQDLGYAEDPPTLDVGGFDAAHKLTVLARMLFDPTFRYADVQVQGIDALPDGVVLEARARGERVMLVGSVTPGERGWQARVAPEFVSADLPLAQVRDGRNALHLETEENGLLAIEGAGAGGLVTASAVLGDLIAYLQGVPGPLPLAAAAPLPAPAN
- a CDS encoding GMC family oxidoreductase, encoding MEHYDYVVVGAGSAGCVLTRQLVDAGLRVLLLEAGGPDRSPWHRVPAAFPRLFKSEADWALHTEPQAQLNGRRLYWPLGRVLGGSSSINAMIYTRGNRADYDAWGPGWTYRDVLPYFRALEDFEGGASSYRGAGGPLRVEHRRYTNELSYAFVAAGAELGFGANPDFNAETQDGFGLYQVTCRGGERESAASAFLRPVMKRPNLRVVTGAQVRRVLLRGGHATGVEYLTGGRSRGSRVVRALHGVVLCAGAVHSPHLLMHSGIGPAGALGAAGLEVLHDLPGVGRNLQDHPVAPVIYRSTHPVSLDGAETTANLALYMRDHRGPFASNIAEAGGFVRSRPELMAPDLQYHFGPAYFLNHGFDRRPGHFFSIGATLVAPVSRGWVGPRSADFRDPPWIQPNYLEEEADRAALLRGLELARELAGAHAFDRYRGEEVIPGPLGLEAGMRRHTQTLYHPAGTCALGDGEDAVVDRRLKVRGLEGLYVADASVMPTVVRGNTNAAALMIGARMAAFLLDQELEPARQEDLVKTAAG
- a CDS encoding polyprenyl synthetase family protein, which gives rise to MTAHTSLLSAPLEAFELRLREVLRSKVEFIELIGEDLVTAGGKRFRPAMVFLASRALGDPDPREVDLAVAVELLHSATLLHDDLIDDAETRRGKTAAFRRYGNAVSVLSGDFMLSRVLRLLSDLPQSITAEFAETSMRICEGEVLQFQVAAYGDYSLENYFEIITAKTAVLIASAVRVPALLTAAPAEYLGALDTFGLEYGRAFQIQDDLLDLTADPRVLGKPIGGDLREGKATLPLLYLFETEHEQEARSILDRRAAQEGDVERVRDLAEASGALERAREELRSRAARAAEALRVLPPSPARAALEDMAWAAAERVR
- a CDS encoding phosphodiester glycosidase family protein; this translates as MRLQLIPLSLLLALFSPAFASARSPVCQTVSYRTPETGRTDRYTFCHVRAQDGLRLHLADSRGRPYGSFAALKQHLEARGQRLLLAMNGGMFHRDFRPVGLHVENGHEQAPLNLQTGWGNFFLKPNGVFYATATRFGITESGEFRRKRPPLQALRFATQSGPLLLRSGQLHPALRANSDSRLIRNGVCASGSTATLVLAETRVNLFEFATFFRHHLRCADALYLDGSLSALYAPGRERNSREPLGPILALSGSRPR
- a CDS encoding Glu/Leu/Phe/Val family dehydrogenase; its protein translation is MGIPHVQWSAYLAQIERALPYSEATSASIAYLKYPKRTVSLSLPVAMDDGTVQVFRGYRTVHSIARGPAKGGLRYKPGLTLEEVEALAAQMTIKCAVMDLPFGGGKGGIDVDPRTLSQGELERLTRRYTSELVDLLGPTQDIPAPDIGTNERIMAWILDTYSENRGTTSSGVVTGKPVSLGGSLGRREAAGRGAAYAAARVLPAYGLDLEGATIAIQGFGTVGRSAALAFSELGARVVAVSDRGGAIYNPAGLDVHALIDHKSHSGSVAGFAHSRAIAHEALLGLEVNVLLPAVDAGTLNEDNQASVRAGFILEGANAAITPAAEVALKRRGVVIIPDIIANAGGVTVSYFEWVQDASNFFWTEEEIRAALEKHMRAAVGAMLQFAYRHQIDLRTAAYVVALNRLNNATTLRGVYP